One genomic window of Halobellus limi includes the following:
- a CDS encoding DUF5779 family protein, protein MSDFNLNLSEAEEHLDEDVEGDVVLGVLDGSTDPEVWVRTVEADNVLVLAVEGDLNELAKGFARPIRDMGGSLTHFRDFLIVAPPEVDIDTDRL, encoded by the coding sequence ATGAGCGATTTCAACCTGAACCTCTCGGAGGCCGAAGAGCACCTCGACGAAGACGTCGAAGGCGACGTCGTCCTCGGCGTCCTCGACGGTTCGACCGACCCCGAGGTGTGGGTCCGAACCGTCGAGGCGGACAACGTCCTCGTCCTCGCCGTCGAGGGCGACCTCAACGAACTGGCGAAGGGGTTCGCCCGCCCGATCAGGGACATGGGCGGCAGCCTCACTCACTTCCGGGACTTCCTGATCGTGGCCCCGCCGGAGGTCGACATCGACACCGACCGCCTCTGA
- a CDS encoding VOC family protein, with amino-acid sequence MLTGLRRLGLEVKSLARAREFYEGRLGLEAAGTDEPPAAVGYEIGPIAGDAAPTTLLLRRPTDVPRGGVHTHYAFSTTPAAYAAWRRRLDDLDPVEFSFGASDSLYVYDPDGHCVEIGDVDRESDVGTANPASDAGAADPAGEAEGERPPPLTGIFEVVLEVTDLPRAEERYRRLGFEVVDRGEERRRVRLDGPVALELWEPQLGIADARGGLHVDLAFDTPSPDAAVEAGAPWSGGPEPVDGGVRVVDDDGHVLTFLRSGAE; translated from the coding sequence ATGCTCACCGGACTCCGCCGTCTCGGACTCGAAGTGAAGTCGCTGGCGCGGGCGCGGGAATTCTACGAGGGGCGCCTCGGTCTCGAAGCGGCCGGAACCGACGAACCGCCGGCGGCCGTCGGCTACGAGATCGGCCCGATCGCCGGAGACGCCGCTCCGACGACGCTGCTCCTGCGGCGGCCGACGGACGTCCCGCGCGGCGGCGTGCACACCCACTACGCGTTCTCGACGACGCCCGCGGCGTACGCGGCGTGGCGGCGGCGACTCGACGACCTCGACCCGGTCGAGTTCTCCTTCGGCGCGAGCGACTCCCTCTACGTCTACGATCCGGACGGCCACTGCGTCGAGATCGGCGACGTGGACAGAGAGAGCGACGTCGGCACTGCGAACCCTGCGAGCGACGCCGGCGCCGCCGATCCCGCGGGCGAGGCGGAGGGAGAACGGCCGCCGCCGCTCACGGGCATCTTCGAGGTCGTCCTGGAGGTGACGGACCTCCCCCGGGCCGAAGAGCGGTACCGACGGCTCGGGTTCGAGGTCGTCGACCGCGGCGAGGAGCGTCGTCGCGTCCGCCTCGACGGACCGGTGGCGCTCGAACTCTGGGAGCCGCAGTTGGGGATCGCGGACGCCCGCGGCGGACTGCACGTCGATCTCGCGTTCGATACGCCGAGCCCCGACGCCGCGGTCGAGGCGGGAGCGCCCTGGTCGGGCGGTCCGGAACCCGTCGACGGCGGCGTCCGCGTCGTCGACGACGACGGCCACGTCCTGACGTTTCTGCGGTCGGGAGCGGAGTGA